Proteins encoded in a region of the Candidatus Aminicenantes bacterium genome:
- a CDS encoding response regulator, whose protein sequence is MKKKVIALADNSYTIRRIVELSFSEIENIEVHSFENGAGLKEKLLRLEPDVVIVDIKLPEISGYDICRYINETPVLKRSRIFLMKGSFEAVDNEMIKNLKYEDIVTKPFDSNALVSAVMKNLGQDEQKTAAEFAEEEPSSFPEDIMEIETDAPGGEGINFADIRLDLNVPAGAGGSGPQNQVPERDEILPSEEITQGTQPAKDALQPLEAEDSIQNPFKEEPLAEEAKFPTDDKSAPLTARPEKTPVAPGAPAESMFRDISDEFHERFQKATAEDTSDAPVKASLEATRMADRKDFKFSIERDDELLSTGKKDAAGPLTDFVGGAPKKTMYTEKDEIFDFGPSSQKQGKEKGAEGRVEKLSAEELFVQKIRPEAISPEAELKKLAQAPPREREREAKSEPRPDAGLTVGEKLDLTGKLEDKLTLTIKELIWEIVPSLAEKIIKEEIDKIKAEANDTDF, encoded by the coding sequence ATGAAAAAGAAAGTCATTGCCCTTGCTGATAACAGCTACACCATCCGCCGGATCGTGGAATTGTCTTTTTCCGAAATTGAAAATATTGAAGTGCACAGCTTCGAAAATGGGGCCGGGCTGAAGGAAAAATTGCTGCGCCTGGAGCCGGACGTGGTCATTGTCGACATCAAATTGCCCGAAATCAGCGGCTACGACATCTGCCGGTACATCAACGAGACTCCGGTGCTGAAACGCAGCCGGATTTTTTTGATGAAGGGCAGTTTTGAAGCCGTCGACAATGAAATGATCAAAAATCTGAAATATGAGGATATCGTCACCAAGCCTTTCGATTCCAACGCCCTGGTCAGCGCGGTCATGAAAAACCTCGGCCAGGATGAGCAAAAGACCGCCGCCGAATTCGCCGAAGAGGAACCCAGTTCGTTCCCGGAAGACATCATGGAGATCGAAACCGATGCTCCGGGCGGCGAAGGCATCAATTTTGCGGATATTCGCCTCGACCTCAACGTCCCGGCCGGTGCGGGCGGCAGCGGCCCGCAGAACCAGGTTCCGGAAAGGGATGAAATCCTGCCCTCGGAGGAAATCACGCAAGGGACGCAGCCGGCCAAGGACGCCTTGCAGCCGCTGGAAGCGGAGGACTCCATTCAGAACCCGTTCAAGGAAGAACCGCTGGCCGAAGAGGCGAAGTTTCCCACCGACGACAAGAGTGCGCCGCTGACGGCCAGGCCGGAAAAAACCCCCGTCGCTCCGGGTGCCCCGGCGGAAAGCATGTTCCGTGACATCTCGGATGAATTTCACGAACGCTTTCAGAAAGCGACCGCGGAGGATACGTCCGATGCCCCGGTCAAAGCCTCCCTGGAAGCGACCCGGATGGCCGACCGCAAGGATTTCAAATTTTCCATCGAGCGGGATGACGAATTGCTCTCCACCGGCAAGAAAGACGCGGCAGGACCGCTGACCGATTTCGTTGGCGGCGCTCCCAAGAAAACCATGTACACGGAGAAGGACGAGATCTTTGATTTCGGACCCTCCAGCCAGAAACAGGGCAAGGAAAAAGGCGCCGAGGGGCGAGTGGAGAAACTCTCCGCCGAGGAACTGTTCGTACAGAAGATCCGCCCAGAAGCGATTTCGCCGGAAGCGGAATTAAAGAAACTAGCGCAAGCACCCCCTCGGGAGCGCGAGCGCGAAGCGAAAAGCGAGCCGCGACCCGATGCCGGGTTGACGGTGGGTGAAAAATTGGACCTGACCGGAAAACTGGAAGACAAGCTGACGTTAACCATAAAAGAGCTGATCTGGGAAATCGTCCCCTCTTTGGCCGAAAAAATAATCAAAGAAGAAATCGACAAGATCAAAGCCGAAGCGAACGACACCGATTTTTAA
- a CDS encoding cobalamin B12-binding domain-containing protein: MHRVKVLIAKPGLDGHDRGAKIVAKYLRDAGMEVIYTGLRQSPETIVNTAIQEDVAIIGLSILSGAHLQLCKRIMAVFSEKKVPPPPLFLGGIIPKEDLPELKKLGVQEVFPPGTPLESIADKIRKVVAQ, from the coding sequence ATGCACAGAGTGAAAGTTTTAATCGCCAAACCCGGCCTGGATGGGCACGATCGCGGCGCCAAAATCGTGGCCAAGTACCTCCGCGACGCCGGGATGGAGGTCATTTACACTGGCTTGCGCCAATCGCCGGAAACCATCGTCAACACGGCGATTCAGGAAGACGTGGCCATCATCGGCTTGAGCATCCTTTCCGGCGCCCATTTGCAGCTGTGCAAAAGGATCATGGCGGTTTTTTCGGAAAAGAAGGTGCCGCCGCCGCCGCTGTTTTTGGGCGGCATCATTCCCAAAGAAGACTTGCCGGAGCTGAAGAAACTGGGCGTCCAGGAAGTTTTTCCCCCCGGAACGCCGCTGGAAAGCATTGCCGACAAAATCAGGAAGGTCGTCGCCCAATGA
- a CDS encoding M23 family metallopeptidase has protein sequence MKAATKNQNYSVIIVSDAKSTNKEFSVSAKFIKNAILAFSFLVVFFGFIIFQYLTMTLDKQKMKRLELDTKDKQQKISALSSTIDVLNQRLKNMETYKERIIVATGLTYPLALKEVGSGGPDSSNPFGGGFSAPQTTFPGTSLPQQNLLTKTKEIRENAKLIEESLKSVESMVNQQKLQLAATPAIWPTRGYISGAFGNRVHPFTGRYEFHSALDIATQLGNKVIAPADGVVLVAETKEYYGKMIIIDHGFGYTTRYGHLSGFNVREGQRVKRYDVIGYVGTTGRSNGPHLHYEVRYFDKPLNPADFILDMQN, from the coding sequence ATGAAAGCCGCAACTAAAAACCAAAACTACTCGGTCATCATCGTTTCCGACGCCAAGTCCACCAACAAGGAATTCTCCGTCTCGGCAAAATTCATCAAAAACGCCATACTGGCTTTTTCGTTCCTGGTCGTATTCTTCGGCTTCATCATATTCCAGTATCTGACCATGACTCTGGACAAGCAAAAAATGAAGCGCCTCGAACTGGATACCAAGGACAAGCAGCAAAAAATCAGCGCCCTCTCCTCGACCATCGATGTCCTCAACCAGAGACTGAAAAACATGGAAACCTACAAGGAAAGGATCATTGTGGCCACCGGGCTGACGTATCCCCTGGCCCTGAAGGAAGTGGGCAGCGGCGGCCCCGATTCCAGCAACCCGTTCGGCGGCGGTTTTTCCGCGCCGCAAACGACGTTTCCCGGCACCAGCCTGCCCCAGCAAAACCTGCTGACCAAGACCAAGGAAATCAGGGAAAATGCAAAACTGATAGAAGAATCGCTCAAGTCGGTCGAAAGCATGGTCAACCAGCAAAAATTGCAGCTGGCGGCCACCCCGGCCATCTGGCCCACGCGCGGCTACATCTCCGGAGCGTTCGGCAACCGCGTCCATCCCTTCACCGGCCGCTATGAGTTCCATTCCGCCCTCGACATCGCCACCCAGCTGGGCAACAAGGTCATCGCCCCGGCCGACGGCGTGGTTCTGGTCGCCGAAACCAAGGAATACTACGGCAAAATGATCATCATCGACCACGGGTTCGGCTATACCACCCGCTACGGCCATCTTTCGGGGTTTAACGTCAGGGAAGGCCAGCGCGTCAAGCGTTACGACGTTATCGGTTATGTCGGGACCACCGGCAGGAGCAACGGCCCCCATTTGCATTACGAGGTCCGTTACTTCGACAAGCCCCTGAACCCTGCCGATTTCATTCTGGACATGCAAAACTAG